TCAGGTTTTCACAGGTGGCAACTTTTGAAACCACCACCAGACGGCATTCCGGATAGGCTTTGGCAAGCTCATTGTCAAACGGCAGTCCGAGCATGGTATTCGTGGGCGCTCCGTTGCGGATTCCCTGCTTTTCGTAAGCGGCAAGCACTCCGGGCAGAAGCGGATCTTCTTTCTGCAGAATCAGAGCATGATCGAAATTTTTCAGATAGTCCCAGGCGATTTTCTTGATGCCGTTGCACGGATAAACAAATCCGGTGCGGGCATCGACGTCGCCGGCGACTTCGATCGTTAATAATCCTGTGTGTCCGTGCAGATACTGCGCCTCGCCCTCATAACCGAGAAAACGGTGCGAATACTGAATGTTGAGTTGTGTGATTGATCTGGCCATACTGTCCTTCCTTTCTGTTTTTGGGTTTCCTGTCTTCTAGCGGCATTTACTGCAAATGCCGGAAATTCTCAATTCGATCTGCCGGATTTCTCCTTTGACGGCATCATCCGGCACCGTCATTTTCTGTGATAAATCAAAGTCAATAATCGTGCCGCACTGTTCACAGACAAAATGTCCGTGGGAATCCGTCCGGCTGTCGTAGCGCGCATTCTCGATATGATCCAAGCGGTTTAAAATTCCGCACTGAGAAAATTCATTCAGAATCCGGTATACACTTTCACGGGTAACGGTCGGTGCGGTCTCGCGCACATGATTCCATACGGTATCCACACCGGGGTGAGAAAGGTTGCCCCGCATAAAGCCGTAAACCGCACGCCGCTGGATGGTACACTTCCAGTTATTCCTGCGGCAGATCGCCGTAAATTCTCTGTCAATTTCCTGTTTCACAAATATCGGCTCTGATTTTTAAATAAATGTAATATTTATTTATGGACGATCAAGACCTTTTT
Above is a window of Kiritimatiellales bacterium DNA encoding:
- a CDS encoding 6-carboxytetrahydropterin synthase, coding for MARSITQLNIQYSHRFLGYEGEAQYLHGHTGLLTIEVAGDVDARTGFVYPCNGIKKIAWDYLKNFDHALILQKEDPLLPGVLAAYEKQGIRNGAPTNTMLGLPFDNELAKAYPECRLVVVSKVATCENLIEAFHFLLKDKLNIKKMTFVSGDNCASQKF
- a CDS encoding transcriptional repressor; the protein is MKQEIDREFTAICRRNNWKCTIQRRAVYGFMRGNLSHPGVDTVWNHVRETAPTVTRESVYRILNEFSQCGILNRLDHIENARYDSRTDSHGHFVCEQCGTIIDFDLSQKMTVPDDAVKGEIRQIELRISGICSKCR